The following proteins are encoded in a genomic region of Pseudorca crassidens isolate mPseCra1 chromosome 1, mPseCra1.hap1, whole genome shotgun sequence:
- the SLC22A17 gene encoding solute carrier family 22 member 17 isoform X3 → MGSSLSLAVPPGPLSFEALLAQVGALGGGQQLQLGLCCLPVLFVALGMASDPIFTLAPPLHCHYGAFAPNASGWEQPPNASGVSVASAASRIATSTDPSCSGFAPPDFNHCLKDWDYNGLPVLTTNAIGQWDLVCDLGWQVILEQILFILGFASGYLFLGYPADRFGRRGIVLLTLGLVGPCGVGGAAAGSSTGVMALRFLLGFLLAGVDLGVYLMRLELCDPTQRLRVALAGELVGVGGHFLFLGLALVSKDWRFLQRMITAPCILFLFYGWPGLFLESARWLIVKRQIEEAQSVLRILAERNRPHGQMLGEEAQEALQDLNEAAITTFSVLGLFSSQAAGILSTLLAAEVIPTTVRGRGLGLIMALGALGGLSGPAQRLHMGHGAFLQHVVLAACALLCILSIMLLPETKRKLLPEVLRDGELCRRPSLLRQPPPNRCDHVPLLATPNPAL, encoded by the exons ATGGGCAGCAGCCTGTCGCTGGCCGTGCCCCCCGGCCCCCTCAGCTTCGAGGCGCTGCTCGCCCAGGTGGGGGCGCTGGGCGGCGGCCAGCAGCTGCAGCTCGGCCTCTGCTGCCTGCCCGTGCTCTTTGTGGCGCTGGGCATGGCCTCGGACCCCATCTTCACGCTGGCGCCCCCGCTGCATTGCCACTACGGGGCCTTCGCCCCCAACGCCTCTGGCTGGGAGCAGCCCCCCAACGCCAGCGGCGTCAGCGTCGCCAGCGCCGCCAGCCGCATCGCCACCAGTACGGACCCCTCGTGCAGCGGCTTCGCCCCGCCGGACTTCAACCACTGCCTCAAGGACTGGGACTATAACGGCCTCCCCGTGCTCACCACCAACGCCATCGGCCAG TGGGATCTGGTGTGTGACCTGGGCTGGCAGGTGATCCTGGAGCAGATCCTCTTCATCTTGGGCTTTGCCTCTGGCTACCTGTTCCTGGGCTACCCGGCAGACAG GTTTGGCCGTCGTGGGATTGTGTTGCTGACCTTGGGACTGGTGGGCCCCTGTGGAGTGGGAGGGGCTGCTGCAGGCTCCTCCACAGGTGTCATGGCACTCCGATTCCTCCTGGGCTTTCTGCTTGCCGGCGTTGACCTTGGTGTCTACCTGATGC GCCTGGAGCTGTGCGACCCAACCCAGAGGCTTCGGGTGGCCCTGGCAGGGGAGTTGGTGGGGGTAGGGGGGCACTTCCTGTTCCTGGGCCTGGCCCTTGTCTCTAAGGACTGGCGATTTCTGCAGCGAATGATCACCGCTCCCTGCATCCTCTTCCTGTTTTATGG ctggccTGGTCTGTTTCTGGAGTCTGCACGGTGGCTGATAGTGAAGCGACAGATTGAGGAGGCCCAGTCTGTGCTGAGGATACTGGCTGAGCGGAACCGGCCCCACGGGCAGATGCTGGGAGAGGAGGCCCAGGAGGCCCTGCAGG ATCTGAACGAGGCTGCCATCACCACCTTCTCCGTCCTTGGCCTCTTCTCCTCCCAAGCTGCTGgcatcctcagcacgctccttgCTGCTGAAGTCATCCCTACCACTGTCCG GGGCCGAGGCCTGGGCCTGATCATGGCACTGGGGGCACTTGGCGGGCTGAGTGGCCCAGCCCAGCGCCTCCACATGGGCCACGGAGCTTTCCTGCAGCACGTGGTGCTGGCagcctgtgctctcctctgcatcCTCAGCATCATGCTTCTGCCGGAAACCAAACGCAAGCTCCTGCCCGAGGTGCTCCGGGATGGGGAGCTGTGCCGCCGGCCCTCCCTGCTGCGGCAGCCACCCCCTAACCGCTGTGACCACGTTCCACTGCTTGccacccccaaccctgccctCTGA
- the SLC22A17 gene encoding solute carrier family 22 member 17 isoform X1 → MGSSLSLAVPPGPLSFEALLAQVGALGGGQQLQLGLCCLPVLFVALGMASDPIFTLAPPLHCHYGAFAPNASGWEQPPNASGVSVASAASRIATSTDPSCSGFAPPDFNHCLKDWDYNGLPVLTTNAIGQWDLVCDLGWQVILEQILFILGFASGYLFLGYPADRFGRRGIVLLTLGLVGPCGVGGAAAGSSTGVMALRFLLGFLLAGVDLGVYLMRLELCDPTQRLRVALAGELVGVGGHFLFLGLALVSKDWRFLQRMITAPCILFLFYGWPGLFLESARWLIVKRQIEEAQSVLRILAERNRPHGQMLGEEAQEALQDLENTCPLPATSSFSFASLLNYRNIWKNLLILGFTNFIAHAIRHCYQPVGGGGSPSDFYLCSLLASGTAALACVFLGVTVDRFGRRGILLLSMTLTGIASLVLLGLWDCEHPPFPTVWAQQRNPSRDLNEAAITTFSVLGLFSSQAAGILSTLLAAEVIPTTVRGRGLGLIMALGALGGLSGPAQRLHMGHGAFLQHVVLAACALLCILSIMLLPETKRKLLPEVLRDGELCRRPSLLRQPPPNRCDHVPLLATPNPAL, encoded by the exons ATGGGCAGCAGCCTGTCGCTGGCCGTGCCCCCCGGCCCCCTCAGCTTCGAGGCGCTGCTCGCCCAGGTGGGGGCGCTGGGCGGCGGCCAGCAGCTGCAGCTCGGCCTCTGCTGCCTGCCCGTGCTCTTTGTGGCGCTGGGCATGGCCTCGGACCCCATCTTCACGCTGGCGCCCCCGCTGCATTGCCACTACGGGGCCTTCGCCCCCAACGCCTCTGGCTGGGAGCAGCCCCCCAACGCCAGCGGCGTCAGCGTCGCCAGCGCCGCCAGCCGCATCGCCACCAGTACGGACCCCTCGTGCAGCGGCTTCGCCCCGCCGGACTTCAACCACTGCCTCAAGGACTGGGACTATAACGGCCTCCCCGTGCTCACCACCAACGCCATCGGCCAG TGGGATCTGGTGTGTGACCTGGGCTGGCAGGTGATCCTGGAGCAGATCCTCTTCATCTTGGGCTTTGCCTCTGGCTACCTGTTCCTGGGCTACCCGGCAGACAG GTTTGGCCGTCGTGGGATTGTGTTGCTGACCTTGGGACTGGTGGGCCCCTGTGGAGTGGGAGGGGCTGCTGCAGGCTCCTCCACAGGTGTCATGGCACTCCGATTCCTCCTGGGCTTTCTGCTTGCCGGCGTTGACCTTGGTGTCTACCTGATGC GCCTGGAGCTGTGCGACCCAACCCAGAGGCTTCGGGTGGCCCTGGCAGGGGAGTTGGTGGGGGTAGGGGGGCACTTCCTGTTCCTGGGCCTGGCCCTTGTCTCTAAGGACTGGCGATTTCTGCAGCGAATGATCACCGCTCCCTGCATCCTCTTCCTGTTTTATGG ctggccTGGTCTGTTTCTGGAGTCTGCACGGTGGCTGATAGTGAAGCGACAGATTGAGGAGGCCCAGTCTGTGCTGAGGATACTGGCTGAGCGGAACCGGCCCCACGGGCAGATGCTGGGAGAGGAGGCCCAGGAGGCCCTGCAGG ACCTGGAGAACACCTGCCCTCTCCCTGCAACATCCTCCTTTTCCTTCGCTTCCCTCCTCAACTACCGCAACATCTGGAAAAATCTACTTATCCTGGGATTCACCAA CTTTATTGCCCACGCCATTCGTCACTGCTACCAgcctgtgggaggaggagggagcccaTCGGACTTCTACCTGTGCTCCTTGCTGGCCAGCGGCACAGCTGCCCTGGCCTGCGTCTTCCTGGGGGTCACCGTGGACCGATTTGGCCGCCGGGGCATCCTGCTTCTCTCGATGACCCTCACTGGCATTGCGTCCCTGGTCCTGCTGGGCCTGTGGGATTGTGAGCATCCTCCCTTCCCCACGGTGTGGGCTCAGCAAAGGAACCCCAGCAGAG ATCTGAACGAGGCTGCCATCACCACCTTCTCCGTCCTTGGCCTCTTCTCCTCCCAAGCTGCTGgcatcctcagcacgctccttgCTGCTGAAGTCATCCCTACCACTGTCCG GGGCCGAGGCCTGGGCCTGATCATGGCACTGGGGGCACTTGGCGGGCTGAGTGGCCCAGCCCAGCGCCTCCACATGGGCCACGGAGCTTTCCTGCAGCACGTGGTGCTGGCagcctgtgctctcctctgcatcCTCAGCATCATGCTTCTGCCGGAAACCAAACGCAAGCTCCTGCCCGAGGTGCTCCGGGATGGGGAGCTGTGCCGCCGGCCCTCCCTGCTGCGGCAGCCACCCCCTAACCGCTGTGACCACGTTCCACTGCTTGccacccccaaccctgccctCTGA
- the SLC22A17 gene encoding solute carrier family 22 member 17 isoform X2: MGSSLSLAVPPGPLSFEALLAQVGALGGGQQLQLGLCCLPVLFVALGMASDPIFTLAPPLHCHYGAFAPNASGWEQPPNASGVSVASAASRIATSTDPSCSGFAPPDFNHCLKDWDYNGLPVLTTNAIGQWDLVCDLGWQVILEQILFILGFASGYLFLGYPADRFGRRGIVLLTLGLVGPCGVGGAAAGSSTGVMALRFLLGFLLAGVDLGVYLMRLELCDPTQRLRVALAGELVGVGGHFLFLGLALVSKDWRFLQRMITAPCILFLFYGWPGLFLESARWLIVKRQIEEAQSVLRILAERNRPHGQMLGEEAQEALQDLENTCPLPATSSFSFASLLNYRNIWKNLLILGFTNFIAHAIRHCYQPVGGGGSPSDFYLCSLLASGTAALACVFLGVTVDRFGRRGILLLSMTLTGIASLVLLGLWDYLNEAAITTFSVLGLFSSQAAGILSTLLAAEVIPTTVRGRGLGLIMALGALGGLSGPAQRLHMGHGAFLQHVVLAACALLCILSIMLLPETKRKLLPEVLRDGELCRRPSLLRQPPPNRCDHVPLLATPNPAL; the protein is encoded by the exons ATGGGCAGCAGCCTGTCGCTGGCCGTGCCCCCCGGCCCCCTCAGCTTCGAGGCGCTGCTCGCCCAGGTGGGGGCGCTGGGCGGCGGCCAGCAGCTGCAGCTCGGCCTCTGCTGCCTGCCCGTGCTCTTTGTGGCGCTGGGCATGGCCTCGGACCCCATCTTCACGCTGGCGCCCCCGCTGCATTGCCACTACGGGGCCTTCGCCCCCAACGCCTCTGGCTGGGAGCAGCCCCCCAACGCCAGCGGCGTCAGCGTCGCCAGCGCCGCCAGCCGCATCGCCACCAGTACGGACCCCTCGTGCAGCGGCTTCGCCCCGCCGGACTTCAACCACTGCCTCAAGGACTGGGACTATAACGGCCTCCCCGTGCTCACCACCAACGCCATCGGCCAG TGGGATCTGGTGTGTGACCTGGGCTGGCAGGTGATCCTGGAGCAGATCCTCTTCATCTTGGGCTTTGCCTCTGGCTACCTGTTCCTGGGCTACCCGGCAGACAG GTTTGGCCGTCGTGGGATTGTGTTGCTGACCTTGGGACTGGTGGGCCCCTGTGGAGTGGGAGGGGCTGCTGCAGGCTCCTCCACAGGTGTCATGGCACTCCGATTCCTCCTGGGCTTTCTGCTTGCCGGCGTTGACCTTGGTGTCTACCTGATGC GCCTGGAGCTGTGCGACCCAACCCAGAGGCTTCGGGTGGCCCTGGCAGGGGAGTTGGTGGGGGTAGGGGGGCACTTCCTGTTCCTGGGCCTGGCCCTTGTCTCTAAGGACTGGCGATTTCTGCAGCGAATGATCACCGCTCCCTGCATCCTCTTCCTGTTTTATGG ctggccTGGTCTGTTTCTGGAGTCTGCACGGTGGCTGATAGTGAAGCGACAGATTGAGGAGGCCCAGTCTGTGCTGAGGATACTGGCTGAGCGGAACCGGCCCCACGGGCAGATGCTGGGAGAGGAGGCCCAGGAGGCCCTGCAGG ACCTGGAGAACACCTGCCCTCTCCCTGCAACATCCTCCTTTTCCTTCGCTTCCCTCCTCAACTACCGCAACATCTGGAAAAATCTACTTATCCTGGGATTCACCAA CTTTATTGCCCACGCCATTCGTCACTGCTACCAgcctgtgggaggaggagggagcccaTCGGACTTCTACCTGTGCTCCTTGCTGGCCAGCGGCACAGCTGCCCTGGCCTGCGTCTTCCTGGGGGTCACCGTGGACCGATTTGGCCGCCGGGGCATCCTGCTTCTCTCGATGACCCTCACTGGCATTGCGTCCCTGGTCCTGCTGGGCCTGTGGGATT ATCTGAACGAGGCTGCCATCACCACCTTCTCCGTCCTTGGCCTCTTCTCCTCCCAAGCTGCTGgcatcctcagcacgctccttgCTGCTGAAGTCATCCCTACCACTGTCCG GGGCCGAGGCCTGGGCCTGATCATGGCACTGGGGGCACTTGGCGGGCTGAGTGGCCCAGCCCAGCGCCTCCACATGGGCCACGGAGCTTTCCTGCAGCACGTGGTGCTGGCagcctgtgctctcctctgcatcCTCAGCATCATGCTTCTGCCGGAAACCAAACGCAAGCTCCTGCCCGAGGTGCTCCGGGATGGGGAGCTGTGCCGCCGGCCCTCCCTGCTGCGGCAGCCACCCCCTAACCGCTGTGACCACGTTCCACTGCTTGccacccccaaccctgccctCTGA
- the PABPN1 gene encoding polyadenylate-binding protein 2 isoform X1, giving the protein MAAAAAAAAAAGAAGGRGSGPGRRRHLVPGAGGEAGEGAPGGAGDYGNGLESEELEPEELLLEPEPEPEPEEEPPRPRAPPGAPGPGPGSGAPGSQEEEEEPGLVEGDPGDGAIEDPELEAIKARVREMEEEAEKLKELQNEVEKQMNMSPPPGNAGPVIMSIEEKMEADARSIYVGNVDYGATAEELEAHFHGCGSVNRVTILCDKFSGHPKGFAYIEFSDKESVRTSLALDESLFRGRQIKVIPKRTNRPGISTTDRGFPRARYRARTTNYNSSRSRFYSGFNSRPRGRVYRGRARATSWYSPY; this is encoded by the exons atggcggcggcggcggcggcggcagcagcagcgggGGCTGCGGGCGGTCGGGGCTCCGGGCCGGGGCGGCGGCGCCATCTTGTGCCCGGGGCCGGTGGGGAGGCCGGGGAGGGGGCCCCGGGGGGCGCAGGGGACTACGGGAACGGCTTGGAGTCTGAGGAACTGGAGCCTGAGGAGTTGCTGCTGGAGCCCGAGCCGGAGCCCGAGCCCGAAGAGGAGCCGCCCCGGCCCCGTGCCCCCCCGGGAGCTCCGGGCCCTGGGCCTGGCTCGGGAGCCCCCGgcagccaggaggaggaggaggagccggGACTGGTCGAGGGTGACCCGGGGGACGGCGCCATTGAGGACCCG GAGCTGGAAGCGATCAAAGCTCGAGTCagggagatggaggaagaagCTGAGAAGCTAAAAGAGCTACAGAACGAGGTAGAGAAGCAGATGAATATGAGTCCACCTCCAGGCAATG CTGGCCCAGTGATCATGTCCATTGAGGAGAAGATGGAGGCTGATGCCCGTTCCATCTATGTTGGCAAT GTGGACTATGGTGCAACAGCAGAAGAGCTGGAAGCACACTTTCATGGCTGTGGTTCAGTCAACCGTGTTACTATACTATGTGACAAATTTAGTGGCCATCCCAAAGG GTTTGCATATATAGAGTTCTCAGACAAAGAGTCAGTGAGGACTTCCTTGGCCTTAGATGAGTCCCTATTTAGAGGAAGACAAATCAAG GTGATCCCAAAACGAACCAACAGACCAGGCATCAGCACAACAGACCGGGGTTTCCCGAGAGCCCGATACCGTGCCCGGACCACCAACTACAACAGTTCCCGTTCTCGATTCTACAGTGGTTTTAACAGCAGGCCCCGGGGTCGCGTCTACAG GGGCCGGGCTAGAGCGACATCATGGTATTCCCCTTACTAA
- the PABPN1 gene encoding polyadenylate-binding protein 2 isoform X3: MEEEAEKLKELQNEVEKQMNMSPPPGNAGPVIMSIEEKMEADARSIYVGNVDYGATAEELEAHFHGCGSVNRVTILCDKFSGHPKGFAYIEFSDKESVRTSLALDESLFRGRQIKVIPKRTNRPGISTTDRGFPRARYRARTTNYNSSRSRFYSGFNSRPRGRVYRGRARATSWYSPY, from the exons atggaggaagaagCTGAGAAGCTAAAAGAGCTACAGAACGAGGTAGAGAAGCAGATGAATATGAGTCCACCTCCAGGCAATG CTGGCCCAGTGATCATGTCCATTGAGGAGAAGATGGAGGCTGATGCCCGTTCCATCTATGTTGGCAAT GTGGACTATGGTGCAACAGCAGAAGAGCTGGAAGCACACTTTCATGGCTGTGGTTCAGTCAACCGTGTTACTATACTATGTGACAAATTTAGTGGCCATCCCAAAGG GTTTGCATATATAGAGTTCTCAGACAAAGAGTCAGTGAGGACTTCCTTGGCCTTAGATGAGTCCCTATTTAGAGGAAGACAAATCAAG GTGATCCCAAAACGAACCAACAGACCAGGCATCAGCACAACAGACCGGGGTTTCCCGAGAGCCCGATACCGTGCCCGGACCACCAACTACAACAGTTCCCGTTCTCGATTCTACAGTGGTTTTAACAGCAGGCCCCGGGGTCGCGTCTACAG GGGCCGGGCTAGAGCGACATCATGGTATTCCCCTTACTAA